A window from Bordetella petrii encodes these proteins:
- a CDS encoding ABC transporter substrate-binding protein: MLLRHCRRWAGVLALACAAATTQAWAGRDDDTLVVAFQREVVNLDYLYTTSQEHVILSDLTDDRLFDVDTKTNEISPMLATSYKYVDDTTIDVTLREGVHFHSGAPFSADDVVYTYNWVLSPDSGTRASGTVGRWLKSVEKLGPYQVRFHLKAVYPLALRDMARRIPIRRNGAYQVDGKDDRGAQALHPDGLGPYRVESFQPGQKAVLARFDGYYAGSPKGRAAIGRIVARTIPDWGTQQAELMSGGVDWAYDMPLDVAQSMAATGRAVGKAGPSLRVSFVVLDASGVTGPNPLTDVKVRRALNYAVNRDAIAKFLIGGVAEPLYTACHPTQFGCSQDVPRYPYDVAKAKALLAEAHYKQEQPLELWAYRDRAVAEAVAADLSAAGVNVKLRYGQLASLDRARAAGKIRAYIGSWANGGTADTAMIARIHFGDTDRNLSRNPQVMQLVTDAERTNDSARRAGLYHQALQIIADQAYWIPLYTYSVNYLMSPDLEFPIPPDGLPRLYEARWKQP, encoded by the coding sequence ATGCTATTGCGACACTGCCGGCGCTGGGCCGGCGTTCTGGCGCTGGCCTGCGCGGCGGCCACCACGCAGGCCTGGGCCGGACGCGACGACGACACGCTGGTGGTGGCTTTCCAGCGCGAAGTGGTGAACCTGGACTACCTGTACACCACGTCGCAGGAACACGTGATCCTGTCGGACCTGACCGACGACCGCCTGTTCGACGTCGACACCAAGACCAACGAGATCTCGCCCATGCTGGCGACCTCGTACAAGTACGTGGACGACACCACCATCGACGTGACGCTGCGCGAGGGCGTGCATTTTCATAGCGGCGCGCCGTTCTCGGCCGACGATGTGGTCTACACCTACAACTGGGTGCTGTCGCCCGACAGCGGCACGCGCGCCTCGGGCACGGTGGGCCGCTGGCTCAAGAGCGTGGAAAAGCTCGGCCCCTACCAGGTGCGTTTCCACCTGAAGGCGGTGTATCCGCTGGCGCTGCGCGACATGGCGCGGCGCATCCCGATCCGCCGCAACGGCGCCTACCAGGTCGACGGCAAGGACGACCGCGGCGCGCAGGCCCTGCACCCCGACGGGCTGGGCCCATACCGCGTCGAGTCGTTCCAGCCGGGCCAGAAGGCGGTGCTGGCGCGGTTCGACGGCTACTATGCCGGCAGCCCCAAGGGGCGGGCCGCCATCGGCCGCATCGTGGCGCGCACCATTCCCGACTGGGGCACGCAGCAGGCCGAGCTGATGAGCGGCGGAGTGGACTGGGCCTATGACATGCCGCTGGACGTGGCGCAAAGCATGGCGGCCACCGGACGCGCGGTGGGCAAGGCCGGGCCGAGCCTGCGGGTCAGCTTCGTGGTGCTGGACGCTTCCGGCGTGACCGGCCCCAATCCGCTGACCGACGTAAAGGTGCGGCGCGCGCTGAACTACGCGGTGAACCGCGACGCCATCGCCAAGTTCCTGATCGGCGGCGTGGCCGAGCCGCTGTACACGGCCTGCCATCCGACGCAGTTCGGCTGCTCGCAGGACGTACCGCGCTATCCGTACGACGTGGCCAAGGCCAAGGCCCTGCTGGCCGAGGCGCACTACAAGCAGGAGCAGCCGCTGGAGCTATGGGCCTACCGCGACCGCGCCGTGGCCGAGGCCGTGGCGGCCGATCTGTCGGCCGCCGGGGTGAACGTCAAGCTGCGCTATGGCCAGCTGGCTTCGCTGGACCGCGCCCGGGCCGCGGGCAAGATCCGCGCGTATATCGGTTCGTGGGCCAATGGCGGCACCGCCGACACGGCCATGATCGCGCGCATCCATTTCGGCGACACCGACCGCAACCTGTCGCGCAACCCCCAGGTCATGCAGCTGGTGACCGACGCCGAGCGCACTAACGACAGCGCGCGCCGCGCCGGCCTGTACCACCAGGCGCTGCAGATCATTGCCGACCAGGCCTACTGGATTCCGCTGTACACGTACTCGGTCAACTACCTGATGTCGCCGGATCTGGAGTTTCCCATTCCGCCCGACGGCCTGCCGCGCCTGTACGAGGCGCGCTGGAAGCAGCCCTAG